A region of Malaciobacter marinus DNA encodes the following proteins:
- a CDS encoding MarR family winged helix-turn-helix transcriptional regulator: protein MEKQHLDQFFKETVSNPRYEQFAIALPITLIYRNLFNETEHYIKEKYDLSHSEIDVLAALYFNGKTLSPTDLYSATVFSSGGMTKVLKKLECRKLISRIPSAQDKRSMLVSLEQKGEELTLKCMDEMIENRKYFFDILSEEETKTLKKILKKLTYRLF from the coding sequence ATGGAAAAACAACATTTAGACCAATTCTTTAAAGAAACAGTTAGCAACCCTCGTTATGAGCAGTTTGCAATAGCACTTCCAATTACTTTAATATATAGAAATTTGTTTAATGAAACAGAACACTATATAAAAGAAAAGTATGATTTAAGCCATTCAGAAATAGATGTACTAGCAGCATTGTATTTTAATGGTAAGACATTATCTCCCACAGATTTATACTCAGCAACAGTTTTTTCATCTGGTGGAATGACAAAGGTTCTAAAAAAATTAGAATGTAGAAAATTAATTTCAAGAATACCATCAGCACAAGACAAAAGAAGTATGTTAGTCTCACTTGAGCAAAAAGGGGAAGAACTAACACTTAAGTGCATGGATGAAATGATTGAAAATAGAAAATACTTTTTTGATATATTATCAGAAGAAGAGACAAAAACTTTAAAAAAGATTCTAAAAAAACTAACATATAGACTTTTTTAG
- a CDS encoding TolC family protein — protein sequence MKKIYFLFFIPILLMGQTLDELIDLSIKNRLVDSYKSDLESLKKEYNSVKSGYLPSLNLGVNYSKANKEIASTPDNNTTLNASIDYTLYDGGKKYDRYSSYEMSIKGKKEDLSSIKNQISLDVTKYYYDYLSLLAKKDAKNKEIEQLKAQYERLNRFLEAGTTTEDEIQKIISRVQSANVSLHEIELELQTIIHNLKYITGQTVSIDDGSFVEPLKQEQIQSNRADINSLKFQVKALFEDASAQKSDYLPTISVSNTYTHADMNYDNSDFKAPYDEQNIFSVNLKWNIFSFGETKNRFESKYRKYISAKSKYEYEKNRANVDLQLAKKAYEIAKLKIDSAQAGLKAANSAYEVIKSKYQSGLIDNVAFLESLSEKYEAISVLKSALYDIEVKKANLIYHSGKNLKEYIR from the coding sequence TTGAAAAAAATTTATTTTCTATTTTTTATCCCAATTTTACTTATGGGACAAACCTTAGATGAACTAATAGATTTATCTATTAAAAATAGACTAGTTGATTCATATAAAAGTGATTTAGAATCGTTAAAAAAAGAGTATAATAGTGTAAAAAGCGGTTATTTACCAAGTTTAAATCTTGGTGTAAACTATTCAAAAGCAAATAAAGAAATTGCTTCAACACCTGATAATAATACAACACTTAATGCTTCGATTGATTACACTTTATATGATGGTGGAAAAAAATACGACAGATATTCAAGTTATGAAATGAGTATAAAAGGTAAAAAAGAAGATTTATCTTCTATTAAAAATCAAATATCTTTAGATGTTACTAAATATTATTATGATTATTTGTCATTATTAGCAAAAAAAGATGCAAAAAATAAAGAAATTGAACAGTTAAAAGCTCAATATGAAAGATTAAATAGATTTTTAGAAGCTGGAACTACAACAGAAGATGAAATACAAAAAATTATTTCAAGAGTTCAAAGTGCAAATGTAAGTTTGCATGAAATAGAGTTAGAACTTCAAACTATTATTCATAATTTAAAATATATCACAGGGCAAACAGTAAGCATTGATGATGGTTCATTTGTAGAGCCTTTAAAACAAGAGCAAATTCAAAGTAATAGAGCAGATATAAACTCTTTGAAGTTTCAAGTAAAAGCTTTATTTGAAGATGCAAGTGCACAAAAAAGTGATTATTTGCCAACAATAAGTGTAAGCAATACTTACACTCATGCAGATATGAATTATGATAATAGTGACTTTAAAGCACCTTATGATGAACAAAATATATTTTCAGTTAATTTAAAATGGAATATTTTTTCATTTGGAGAGACAAAAAATAGATTTGAATCAAAATATAGAAAATATATTAGTGCAAAATCAAAATATGAGTATGAAAAAAATAGAGCAAATGTTGATTTACAATTGGCAAAAAAAGCATATGAAATTGCAAAATTAAAGATTGATTCTGCACAAGCTGGATTAAAAGCAGCAAATAGTGCATATGAAGTAATAAAATCAAAATATCAAAGTGGACTAATTGATAATGTTGCTTTTTTAGAATCTCTTAGTGAAAAATATGAAGCAATAAGTGTATTAAAAAGTGCTTTATATGATATAGAAGTTAAAAAAGCAAATCTTATTTATCATAGTGGAAAAAATTTAAAGGAATATATTAGATGA
- a CDS encoding efflux RND transporter periplasmic adaptor subunit: protein MRKRVLPLIVLIVLGFNACSDDTQAKQQANSKQQRPALPVKVFDVKNETPTISKEYPAVITPFEEVKVIARVSGTLEEKFFKEGQYVKKGQLLYKIEEDVYKTNLNMASANVKKAQANYNKSLKDYQRANKLLKSKAISVQKYDEYVYIYQDAKAQLESSKASLEKAKIEYDYATVEAPISGIVGIKQSDIGDYVGTNASNSLLVTITSINPVHAEFSLTKNDVVSFIEQVRSKKVYVTLDVLGKSYKGEIDYISPRLDLDTDTLLLRAKFNNDDNNLIVGEFTKISLNNITVKNVHIIPEEAILKTANGDFLYVVQDGIAKLKPIKLGSLLQSGVVVKSGLKTGDKIIVSNIAKVRPDTKVQVLGK, encoded by the coding sequence ATGAGAAAAAGAGTTTTACCCTTAATAGTTTTAATAGTTTTAGGTTTTAATGCTTGCAGTGATGATACTCAAGCAAAGCAACAAGCAAACTCGAAGCAACAAAGACCTGCTTTACCAGTAAAAGTATTTGATGTTAAAAATGAAACACCAACTATTTCAAAAGAGTATCCTGCTGTTATTACACCTTTTGAAGAGGTAAAGGTAATTGCAAGGGTTTCAGGAACTTTAGAAGAAAAGTTTTTTAAAGAAGGTCAATATGTAAAAAAAGGACAACTTCTATATAAAATAGAAGAAGATGTTTATAAAACAAATTTAAATATGGCAAGTGCAAATGTAAAAAAAGCACAAGCAAATTATAATAAATCATTGAAAGATTATCAAAGAGCAAATAAACTTTTAAAAAGTAAAGCTATTAGTGTTCAAAAGTATGATGAATATGTATATATTTATCAAGATGCGAAAGCTCAATTAGAAAGTAGTAAAGCTAGTTTAGAAAAAGCAAAAATTGAGTATGATTATGCAACAGTTGAAGCTCCAATTAGTGGTATAGTTGGTATAAAACAGAGTGATATTGGAGATTATGTTGGAACAAATGCATCTAATTCACTATTAGTTACTATAACTTCAATAAATCCAGTTCATGCTGAGTTTTCACTAACTAAAAATGATGTTGTAAGTTTTATTGAACAAGTAAGAAGTAAAAAGGTATATGTTACATTAGATGTTCTTGGAAAATCTTATAAAGGAGAGATTGATTATATATCTCCTAGATTAGATTTAGATACAGATACTTTACTTTTAAGAGCAAAATTTAATAATGATGATAATAACTTAATTGTTGGTGAATTTACAAAAATCAGTTTAAATAATATTACAGTTAAAAATGTACATATTATTCCAGAAGAGGCTATTTTAAAAACTGCAAATGGGGATTTTCTTTATGTAGTACAAGATGGTATAGCAAAACTTAAACCAATAAAGCTTGGAAGTTTATTACAAAGTGGTGTAGTAGTTAAATCAGGTTTAAAAACAGGTGATAAAATAATTGTTAGTAATATAGCAAAAGTAAGACCTGACACAAAAGTTCAAGTGTTAGGTAAATAG
- a CDS encoding efflux RND transporter permease subunit, whose protein sequence is MFSSFFIKNPVFAAVVSIIIVLTGTVSMINLPIEQYPRVIPPQIIVSAAYPGASAETIAKTVAAPIEEQINGATDMIYMNSVASDNGTISINVFFEVGTNPNDAKIDVNNRVQAALSKLPEQVQRQGVNVRERSPSMLQVVMLHSPSNAHDIKYLSNYALINIVDDLKRISGVGDATIFGAKDYAIRVWIDPQKLAKQKLTTAEVIDAIKEQNAQYAAGKFAAEPIVNKQMFTYTLQTQERMSTPEQFGNIIIRANEDGSALTLKDVATIELGAQSYNMTTELNNQPAIPIGIFLQSGANALETAKAVENVLENASKTFPAGLEYKIPYDSTEFVEISIKEVAKTFVEAIILVIAIIFLFLQNWRATLIPVLAVPVSIIGAFIGMYALGFSINLLTLFGLVLAIGIVVDDAIIVIENVERHMSEGKSAKEASFMAMKEVSSALIAIVLVLSSVFIPVAFMGGLSGEMYRQFAITIVVSIAISGFVALTLTPSLCAIMLKDVHTKPKGFFKWFNNMFDKATQKYSVLVQKTIRYSILSILLFGGLIFVSYDMLKDLKTGLVPQEDQGTIFLFSYNPPGASLSRTEKLTKEINQIVMDNENVEEVVSLAGLDLVTFGQRTHAAATIIKLNDWEERPNAMQHATVINEKFNKQLMATSDGFTFGVLPPPIMGMSISGGFEMYVQDRSGGKIENLSKYVNEIVSKANKREELQGVRTSLNPNIPQYRILVDIKKAKAKGVRVDEIYNTLSATFGSYYVNDFNLYGRTYKVNLQAKGEYRKGVEDLKFVLVRSKDGQLVPISSLVTVKPIVGADIVERFNLFQAAKVSGQPAFGFSSGDALNAIEEVAKEVLPQGYTISWVGTAYQEKQISSSSAQAFIFGIVLLFLILAAQYGKWLMPISVLLAVPFAIFGAIVATHLRGLENDIYFQVGLLVLTGLAAKNAILIVEFALQKQKEGLSLVDSAVEAAKIRLRPIIMTSLAFTLGVVPLALSSGAGAASRHSLGTGVIGGMISATFIAIIFIPLFYILVSKLSKKQK, encoded by the coding sequence ATGTTTTCTTCATTTTTTATTAAAAACCCAGTGTTTGCTGCTGTTGTTTCTATAATTATTGTACTTACAGGAACAGTATCTATGATAAATTTACCAATAGAGCAGTACCCAAGAGTTATTCCTCCTCAGATTATTGTATCTGCTGCTTATCCAGGTGCAAGTGCTGAAACTATTGCAAAAACAGTAGCTGCACCAATTGAAGAGCAAATAAATGGTGCAACAGATATGATTTATATGAACTCTGTTGCTTCTGATAATGGAACAATTAGTATAAATGTCTTTTTTGAAGTTGGAACAAATCCAAATGATGCAAAAATTGATGTAAATAATAGAGTGCAAGCAGCCTTGTCTAAACTGCCTGAACAAGTACAAAGACAAGGAGTAAATGTAAGAGAGAGATCTCCTAGTATGTTGCAAGTTGTTATGCTTCATTCACCATCAAATGCCCATGATATTAAGTATTTGTCAAATTATGCATTAATCAATATAGTTGATGATTTAAAAAGAATTAGTGGTGTAGGTGATGCTACTATTTTTGGTGCAAAAGATTATGCTATTAGAGTTTGGATTGACCCTCAAAAATTAGCAAAACAAAAGCTAACAACAGCAGAAGTTATTGATGCAATAAAAGAGCAAAATGCACAATATGCAGCAGGTAAGTTTGCAGCAGAACCAATTGTAAATAAACAAATGTTTACTTATACTTTACAAACACAAGAAAGAATGAGTACTCCTGAGCAGTTTGGAAATATTATAATTAGAGCAAATGAAGATGGTAGTGCTTTAACATTAAAAGATGTAGCAACTATTGAGCTTGGTGCACAAAGTTATAATATGACAACAGAGTTAAATAATCAACCAGCTATTCCTATTGGTATATTTTTACAAAGTGGGGCTAATGCTTTAGAAACAGCAAAAGCTGTTGAAAATGTACTTGAAAATGCAAGTAAAACTTTTCCTGCAGGATTAGAGTATAAAATACCTTATGATAGTACAGAGTTTGTTGAGATATCTATAAAAGAAGTTGCAAAAACATTTGTTGAAGCAATTATTTTGGTTATTGCAATTATTTTCTTATTTTTACAAAATTGGAGAGCAACATTAATTCCAGTTTTAGCAGTTCCTGTATCTATTATTGGTGCTTTTATAGGAATGTATGCTTTAGGATTTAGTATTAATTTACTTACACTATTTGGACTTGTTCTTGCAATTGGTATTGTTGTAGATGATGCTATTATTGTTATTGAAAATGTCGAAAGGCATATGAGTGAAGGAAAAAGTGCAAAAGAAGCTTCTTTTATGGCAATGAAAGAAGTATCAAGTGCTTTAATTGCTATTGTATTAGTATTGTCATCTGTATTTATTCCTGTTGCATTCATGGGAGGATTAAGTGGTGAAATGTATAGACAATTTGCAATTACTATTGTTGTATCTATTGCAATTTCTGGTTTTGTAGCACTTACACTTACTCCATCGCTTTGTGCAATTATGCTTAAAGATGTACATACTAAGCCAAAAGGTTTTTTCAAATGGTTTAATAACATGTTTGACAAAGCAACACAAAAGTATTCAGTTTTGGTTCAAAAAACAATTAGATATTCAATATTGAGTATTCTATTATTTGGTGGATTAATTTTTGTATCTTATGATATGTTAAAAGATTTAAAAACAGGACTTGTTCCACAAGAAGATCAAGGAACGATTTTCTTATTTAGTTATAACCCACCAGGGGCTTCTTTAAGTAGAACTGAAAAATTAACTAAAGAAATAAATCAAATAGTAATGGATAATGAAAATGTTGAAGAAGTAGTCTCTTTAGCAGGTTTGGATTTAGTTACATTTGGTCAAAGAACACATGCAGCAGCTACAATTATTAAATTGAATGATTGGGAAGAAAGACCTAATGCTATGCAACATGCAACTGTAATTAATGAAAAATTCAATAAACAACTAATGGCTACTTCAGATGGATTTACATTTGGTGTTTTACCACCTCCAATTATGGGAATGAGTATTTCTGGTGGATTTGAAATGTATGTTCAAGATAGAAGTGGTGGAAAGATAGAGAATTTAAGTAAATATGTAAATGAGATTGTTTCTAAAGCAAACAAAAGAGAAGAGTTACAAGGTGTTAGAACATCATTAAATCCAAATATTCCACAATATAGAATATTAGTTGATATTAAAAAAGCAAAAGCAAAAGGTGTAAGAGTTGATGAAATCTATAACACTTTAAGTGCAACATTTGGAAGTTACTATGTTAACGATTTTAATTTATATGGAAGAACATATAAAGTAAATCTTCAAGCAAAAGGTGAGTATAGAAAAGGTGTAGAAGATCTTAAATTTGTACTTGTAAGAAGCAAAGATGGACAACTAGTTCCTATTAGTTCTTTAGTAACTGTAAAACCAATTGTTGGTGCAGATATTGTTGAAAGATTTAATCTTTTCCAAGCAGCTAAAGTTTCTGGACAACCTGCATTTGGTTTTAGTTCAGGTGATGCTTTAAATGCAATTGAAGAAGTTGCAAAAGAAGTACTTCCTCAAGGATATACAATTAGTTGGGTTGGTACAGCATATCAAGAAAAACAAATTTCTAGTAGTAGTGCACAAGCATTTATTTTTGGTATTGTTTTACTGTTTTTAATCTTAGCTGCTCAATATGGAAAATGGCTAATGCCTATTTCTGTACTTCTTGCAGTACCATTTGCAATTTTTGGGGCAATTGTAGCTACACATTTAAGAGGATTGGAAAATGATATATATTTCCAAGTTGGATTACTTGTTCTAACTGGACTTGCAGCTAAAAATGCAATTTTGATTGTAGAGTTTGCTTTACAAAAACAAAAAGAGGGCTTAAGTTTAGTTGATTCTGCTGTTGAAGCAGCAAAAATTAGATTAAGACCTATTATTATGACTTCACTTGCTTTTACTTTAGGAGTAGTACCTTTAGCATTAAGTAGTGGAGCAGGTGCAGCAAGTAGACATTCATTAGGTACTGGTGTAATTGGTGGAATGATATCAGCAACATTTATAGCTATTATATTTATTCCATTATTTTATATTCTAGTCTCAAAGTTAAGTAAAAAACAAAAATAA
- a CDS encoding TetR/AcrR family transcriptional regulator, whose translation MAQKICKHQKRESIAFSCKSLILQEGLKDLTISSLAKEANIGKGTIYEYFENKEDIVLELANILHTEYLDEVYKLAAKKNSIEDKIKVLILTSYEKRFIEYRKIFKELIGVSYYKTNCAFMLFQNHWYKQNYQLLYKYIQKAIKNKEIKENSTIFIDSILSTFVGYFMLSFSKSDLQKTINSIDSYINNLFLMLRV comes from the coding sequence ATGGCACAAAAAATTTGTAAACATCAAAAAAGAGAATCAATAGCCTTTTCTTGTAAGAGTTTAATCTTACAAGAAGGCTTAAAAGATTTAACAATTTCAAGTTTAGCAAAAGAGGCTAATATTGGAAAAGGTACTATTTATGAGTATTTTGAAAATAAAGAAGATATAGTTTTAGAATTGGCAAATATACTTCATACAGAGTATCTTGACGAAGTTTACAAATTAGCAGCAAAAAAAAATAGTATTGAAGATAAAATTAAAGTGTTGATTTTAACTTCTTATGAAAAAAGATTTATTGAGTATAGAAAAATTTTCAAAGAGTTAATAGGTGTTTCTTACTACAAAACAAACTGTGCTTTTATGCTTTTTCAAAATCATTGGTATAAGCAAAATTATCAACTTTTATATAAATATATACAAAAAGCTATAAAAAATAAAGAGATTAAAGAGAATTCAACTATTTTTATAGATAGTATTTTGAGTACATTTGTAGGATACTTTATGCTCTCTTTTTCCAAATCAGACTTACAAAAGACCATCAATTCCATTGATTCATATATTAATAATCTTTTTTTAATGCTAAGAGTATAA
- a CDS encoding BCCT family transporter, whose product MEISNIGIFKGMNKKMSILSIFLILLSVAITGYFPLKSAIYLKDIREFLNPFLEWYYVLLVAFLLAFMIWLGMGRYKNVRLGGDLEQPEFTFFSWVSMLFAAGTGVGILFWSVAQPIIQFQNNPFTSSAMTPEAAITGMSLSFFHWGLNGWAIFSFIALTMAYFSFRHDYPLTIRSALYPIFGRKVDGILGDFVDILAVFGTVFGIATTLGLGVEQMNAGLKEVLNIKPSLFLQLGVMTAIMIIATISVVSGVNKGVKLLSIGNFWLSIIVLLFLLVFGPTQYLIGVTVEATGHYIQNIVRLTFHTNVTHDTNWQSVWTVFFWGWWIAWSPFVGMFIARISRGRTIGEFVAGVLLTPTLITIVWIGLFGGTALYEELFLGKDIVAAVNNDISSALFVMLENLEVGILGEIMSFLMIVLIATYLITSANAGTLVITTILSAGSTTPPAVHRVLWGIILTLLTGVLILAGGLETLQAAVITAALPFSVIIIIMIAGLLKSLSLENTPARSGNEQLSAREPWILDEDVGEEPTIMDEFNPNIKKLEKPEYK is encoded by the coding sequence ATGGAAATTTCAAATATTGGTATATTTAAAGGAATGAATAAGAAAATGTCAATACTAAGTATTTTTTTGATACTTTTAAGTGTTGCTATTACTGGATATTTTCCTTTAAAAAGTGCTATTTACTTAAAAGATATAAGGGAATTTTTAAACCCTTTTTTAGAGTGGTATTATGTTTTATTAGTAGCATTTTTATTAGCTTTTATGATTTGGCTGGGAATGGGAAGATATAAAAATGTAAGACTTGGGGGAGATTTAGAACAACCTGAATTTACATTTTTTTCTTGGGTTTCTATGCTTTTTGCAGCAGGAACAGGTGTAGGTATCCTTTTTTGGTCTGTAGCACAACCAATAATACAATTTCAAAATAATCCCTTTACAAGTTCAGCTATGACTCCAGAAGCTGCAATTACAGGAATGAGTCTTAGTTTTTTTCATTGGGGTTTAAATGGCTGGGCGATTTTTTCATTTATTGCACTTACAATGGCATATTTTTCTTTTCGTCATGACTATCCTTTGACTATTCGTTCTGCACTATATCCAATATTTGGAAGAAAAGTGGATGGAATTTTAGGTGATTTTGTAGATATTCTTGCAGTATTTGGTACTGTTTTTGGTATTGCAACAACTCTAGGCTTGGGAGTTGAGCAAATGAATGCTGGATTAAAAGAGGTTTTAAATATTAAGCCATCTTTATTTTTACAACTAGGAGTAATGACTGCAATTATGATTATTGCAACTATTTCTGTAGTCTCAGGAGTAAATAAAGGAGTAAAACTTTTATCAATTGGGAACTTTTGGTTAAGTATAATAGTATTGCTTTTTTTACTAGTATTTGGACCTACTCAATACTTAATTGGAGTAACAGTAGAAGCAACAGGTCACTACATACAAAATATAGTTAGATTAACTTTCCATACTAATGTAACACATGATACAAATTGGCAATCTGTTTGGACAGTATTTTTTTGGGGTTGGTGGATAGCTTGGTCTCCATTTGTTGGGATGTTTATAGCAAGAATTTCAAGGGGTAGAACTATTGGTGAATTTGTAGCAGGAGTACTACTAACACCAACACTTATCACAATTGTTTGGATAGGACTATTTGGAGGAACAGCTTTATATGAAGAGTTATTTTTAGGAAAAGATATAGTTGCAGCTGTAAACAATGATATATCTTCTGCACTATTTGTTATGCTTGAAAATCTTGAAGTTGGTATTCTTGGAGAAATAATGTCATTTTTAATGATTGTTTTAATTGCTACTTATTTAATCACTTCTGCAAATGCAGGAACATTAGTAATAACTACAATCTTATCAGCAGGCTCAACAACACCACCTGCTGTACATAGAGTTTTATGGGGAATAATTTTAACATTATTAACAGGTGTACTTATACTAGCAGGAGGATTAGAAACCTTACAAGCAGCAGTTATAACAGCTGCATTGCCCTTTTCAGTTATTATAATCATTATGATAGCTGGATTATTAAAAAGTCTAAGTTTAGAAAACACACCAGCACGATCTGGTAATGAACAATTAAGCGCAAGAGAACCATGGATTTTAGATGAAGATGTGGGTGAAGAACCAACAATAATGGATGAGTTTAATCCAAATATTAAAAAACTTGAAAAACCAGAGTATAAATAG
- the aroB gene encoding 3-dehydroquinate synthase, translating into MIVNITLPNNTSYDITIDRLNEIYYDTKVVIVTNPTVSSFHLEYLKEKITAKEISVVTVPDGEQYKNMQTIDMILDHCFENRLDRKSLLVAFGGGVIGDMTGFAASIYQRGINFVQVPTTLLSQVDASVGGKTGINNKYGKNLIGAFHQPKEVLIDPYFLTTLPKREFGAGIAEIIKMAVTFNKDFFQWLEENDLTKEENIKIAIQKSVETKANVVIQDEKENGIRAALNYGHTFGHVIENETQYKTYLHGEAVGIGMVMANELAVKLGHISQEEASRVKKLLEKYNIPTSYKIVDVEEFYEHFFLDKKSLDNKIKFILPKKIGSCLITDEINKDDVIEVLKVFN; encoded by the coding sequence ATGATAGTAAATATTACTTTACCAAATAACACTTCTTATGATATTACAATTGATAGGTTAAATGAAATATATTATGATACAAAAGTTGTCATAGTTACAAACCCAACTGTAAGTTCATTTCACTTAGAGTATTTAAAAGAAAAAATTACAGCAAAAGAGATAAGTGTTGTTACTGTGCCAGATGGAGAACAGTATAAAAATATGCAAACAATTGATATGATTTTAGATCATTGTTTTGAGAATAGACTTGATAGAAAGTCACTTTTAGTTGCTTTTGGTGGTGGAGTTATTGGAGATATGACAGGTTTTGCTGCTTCTATTTATCAAAGAGGAATTAATTTTGTGCAAGTTCCAACAACACTGCTTTCTCAAGTTGATGCAAGTGTTGGAGGAAAAACAGGAATAAATAATAAGTATGGGAAAAATCTTATTGGTGCTTTTCATCAACCAAAAGAGGTATTAATTGATCCATATTTTTTAACAACTTTGCCAAAAAGAGAGTTTGGTGCAGGTATTGCAGAAATTATTAAGATGGCTGTAACTTTTAATAAAGATTTTTTTCAATGGCTAGAAGAAAATGATTTAACAAAAGAAGAGAATATTAAAATAGCAATTCAAAAATCAGTTGAAACAAAAGCAAATGTAGTTATTCAAGATGAAAAAGAGAATGGCATTAGAGCAGCTTTAAATTATGGGCATACTTTTGGACATGTAATTGAAAATGAAACCCAATACAAAACATATTTACATGGTGAAGCTGTTGGTATTGGTATGGTTATGGCAAATGAACTTGCAGTAAAGTTAGGTCATATAAGCCAAGAAGAAGCTTCAAGAGTAAAAAAATTACTAGAAAAGTATAATATTCCTACAAGTTACAAAATTGTAGATGTTGAAGAGTTTTATGAGCATTTCTTTTTGGATAAAAAATCTCTTGATAATAAGATTAAGTTTATTCTTCCAAAAAAAATAGGAAGTTGTCTAATTACAGATGAAATAAATAAAGATGACGTAATAGAAGTTTTAAAGGTTTTTAATTAA